One segment of Drosophila ananassae strain 14024-0371.13 chromosome 3R, ASM1763931v2, whole genome shotgun sequence DNA contains the following:
- the LOC6505374 gene encoding uncharacterized protein LOC6505374 isoform X3, whose protein sequence is MIPNQPLRPIYEDIRQLSDPQLSIMCQSHNIIIGPITPQNRRQAEWSLHVALIGERAKVRAQEQFARELKMRLSSDNPRSPPPSQQHFTHFSVPETPKHVPRSYWPTPGSFNQRAPPGSYRQHQMNPSLYRPCGYDENDDGGGPNILGFKVPFSLNTARQYSVKIGETLRRFQGGGEATTCSGKNTKKSNEAAHRETSQCQDNHSMLDMYQDSHQNVNQDRYLETEDEASVVASLEDSDYPSSRETERDTLSERSECDRQVEQTLHCTIGEDLRPAQNFVRSKCHDLRELQPTHPNDQSRRYPGRRPSSGFGVGRGYREWQAPIGVSSSSLFRQQSAPTREMRSMSWS, encoded by the exons ATGATACCCAACCAACCGTTGCGTCCCATATACGAGGATATTAGACAGCTCTCCGATCCCCAGCTGTCCATAATGTGCCAGAGCCACAACATTATCATTGGGCCGATCACTCCTCAAAACCGCCGCCAGGCCGAATGGTCGTTGCACGTGGCGCTGATCGGGGAGAGGGCCAAGGTCCGGGCCCAGGAGCAGTTCGCCAGGGAGTTGAAGATGCGCCTTAGTTCCGATAATCCAAGGTCTCCGCCGCCGTCCCAGCAACATTTTACACACTTCAGTGTGCCGGAGACCCCAAAACATGTGCCACGGTCGTACTGGCCCACTCCTGGATCTTTTAACCAAAGGGCTCCGCCGGGATCGTACCGCCAACATCAGATGAATCCAAGTCTGTACAGACCCTGTGGTTACGACGAAAACGACGACGGTGGCGGTCCCAACATCCTGGGCTTCAAGGTTCCCTTCTCACTGAATACGGCCCGGCAGTACAGCGTGAAAATTGGCGAGACCCTGCGGCGGTTTCAGGGAGGCGGTGAAGCCACCACTTGTTCGGGtaagaatacaaaaaaatccaACGAGGCTGCTCATCGGGAGACAAGCCAATGTCAGGATAATCACAGTATGCTAGATATGTATCAAGACTCCCACCAGAATGTGAATCAGGATAGATACCTTGAAACTGAAGATGAGGCCTCCGTAGTGGCATCCCTGGAAGACTCTGACTACCCAAGCAGCCGTGAGACGGAGCGGGACACGCTTTCAGAGCGCTCGGAGTGTGATCGCCAGGTAGAGCAGACTCTTCACTGTACCATTGGAGAGGATCTGCGTCCGGCACAGAACTTTGTTCGATCCAAGTGCCACGACCTCCGAGAACTGCAACCCACCCATCCGAATGACCAATCTCGCA GATATCCTGGGCGTCGCCCCTCCTCTGGTTTTGGCGTTGGCAGGGGATACAGAGAGTGGCAAGCACCAATCGGGGTATCCAGTTCCAGCCTATTCCGGCAGCAGAGCGCACCCACGAGAGAGATGCGGAGCATGAGCTGGAGCTAA
- the LOC6505374 gene encoding uncharacterized protein LOC6505374 isoform X2, which translates to MIPNQPLRPIYEDIRQLSDPQLSIMCQSHNIIIGPITPQNRRQAEWSLHVALIGERAKVRAQEQFARELKMRLSSDNPRSPPPSQQHFTHFSVPETPKHVPRSYWPTPGSFNQRAPPGSYRQHQMNPSLYRPCGYDENDDGGGPNILGFKVPFSLNTARQYSVKIGETLRRFQGGGEATTCSGKNTKKSNEAAHRETSQCQDNHSMLDMYQDSHQNVNQDRYLETEDEASVVASLEDSDYPSSRETERDTLSERSECDRQVEQTLHCTIGEDLRPAQNFVRSKCHDLRELQPTHPNDQSRSSHGSNSATCPKDILGVAPPLVLALAGDTESGKHQSGYPVPAYSGSRAHPRERCGA; encoded by the exons ATGATACCCAACCAACCGTTGCGTCCCATATACGAGGATATTAGACAGCTCTCCGATCCCCAGCTGTCCATAATGTGCCAGAGCCACAACATTATCATTGGGCCGATCACTCCTCAAAACCGCCGCCAGGCCGAATGGTCGTTGCACGTGGCGCTGATCGGGGAGAGGGCCAAGGTCCGGGCCCAGGAGCAGTTCGCCAGGGAGTTGAAGATGCGCCTTAGTTCCGATAATCCAAGGTCTCCGCCGCCGTCCCAGCAACATTTTACACACTTCAGTGTGCCGGAGACCCCAAAACATGTGCCACGGTCGTACTGGCCCACTCCTGGATCTTTTAACCAAAGGGCTCCGCCGGGATCGTACCGCCAACATCAGATGAATCCAAGTCTGTACAGACCCTGTGGTTACGACGAAAACGACGACGGTGGCGGTCCCAACATCCTGGGCTTCAAGGTTCCCTTCTCACTGAATACGGCCCGGCAGTACAGCGTGAAAATTGGCGAGACCCTGCGGCGGTTTCAGGGAGGCGGTGAAGCCACCACTTGTTCGGGtaagaatacaaaaaaatccaACGAGGCTGCTCATCGGGAGACAAGCCAATGTCAGGATAATCACAGTATGCTAGATATGTATCAAGACTCCCACCAGAATGTGAATCAGGATAGATACCTTGAAACTGAAGATGAGGCCTCCGTAGTGGCATCCCTGGAAGACTCTGACTACCCAAGCAGCCGTGAGACGGAGCGGGACACGCTTTCAGAGCGCTCGGAGTGTGATCGCCAGGTAGAGCAGACTCTTCACTGTACCATTGGAGAGGATCTGCGTCCGGCACAGAACTTTGTTCGATCCAAGTGCCACGACCTCCGAGAACTGCAACCCACCCATCCGAATGACCAATCTCGCA GTTCCCATGGATCCAATTCCGCCACCTGCCCGAAGGATATCCTGGGCGTCGCCCCTCCTCTGGTTTTGGCGTTGGCAGGGGATACAGAGAGTGGCAAGCACCAATCGGGGTATCCAGTTCCAGCCTATTCCGGCAGCAGAGCGCACCCACGAGAGAGATGCGGAGCATGA
- the LOC6505376 gene encoding uncharacterized protein LOC6505376, which translates to MHIPEVDMWNVSKCSRLQRQVILKAMPPGLATVDYAEIYHQDMFYLDCQEYRDYSRDPYNKVHIPARFRVYMGKCTEKEDTESQRMLESPQGRVDRQPIVFPIEYPHDMALDRKDCEFIKGRNSKYSNLSFKR; encoded by the coding sequence ATGCACATCCCGGAGGTGGACATGTGGAATGTTAGCAAATGCAGTCGTTTGCAACGTCAGGTCATCCTCAAAGCCATGCCTCCAGGACTGGCGACAGTGGACTACGCCGAAATATATCATCAGGACATGTTCTATCTAGACTGCCAAGAGTATCGGGACTATTCCAGGGACCCGTATAACAAAGTTCACATTCCAGCAAGGTTCAGGGTGTACATGGGCAAGTGCACTGAAAAAGAGGACACGGAGAGTCAACGGATGCTCGAATCTCCTCAAGGGCGAGTCGATCGCCAACCTATTGTGTTCCCGATCGAATATCCCCACGACATGGCCCTGGACCGTAAGGATTGCGAATTTATAAAGGGTCGTAATTCCAAATACTCCAATCTGTCGTTCAAGCGATAG
- the LOC6505374 gene encoding uncharacterized protein LOC6505374 isoform X1 yields MIPNQPLRPIYEDIRQLSDPQLSIMCQSHNIIIGPITPQNRRQAEWSLHVALIGERAKVRAQEQFARELKMRLSSDNPRSPPPSQQHFTHFSVPETPKHVPRSYWPTPGSFNQRAPPGSYRQHQMNPSLYRPCGYDENDDGGGPNILGFKVPFSLNTARQYSVKIGETLRRFQGGGEATTCSGKNTKKSNEAAHRETSQCQDNHSMLDMYQDSHQNVNQDRYLETEDEASVVASLEDSDYPSSRETERDTLSERSECDRQVEQTLHCTIGEDLRPAQNFVRSKCHDLRELQPTHPNDQSRSEYASFASTPSIYHDFPILVPMDPIPPPARRISWASPLLWFWRWQGIQRVASTNRGIQFQPIPAAERTHERDAEHELELNTINYLNEGLPPGVRDELVELMSKVPLRDDSEDEVGRLQGEGILVTRRTPIGFFRHIFQLILCDQHGILDREKVRYSFLCCCLVVCIYLSVKLIR; encoded by the coding sequence ATGATACCCAACCAACCGTTGCGTCCCATATACGAGGATATTAGACAGCTCTCCGATCCCCAGCTGTCCATAATGTGCCAGAGCCACAACATTATCATTGGGCCGATCACTCCTCAAAACCGCCGCCAGGCCGAATGGTCGTTGCACGTGGCGCTGATCGGGGAGAGGGCCAAGGTCCGGGCCCAGGAGCAGTTCGCCAGGGAGTTGAAGATGCGCCTTAGTTCCGATAATCCAAGGTCTCCGCCGCCGTCCCAGCAACATTTTACACACTTCAGTGTGCCGGAGACCCCAAAACATGTGCCACGGTCGTACTGGCCCACTCCTGGATCTTTTAACCAAAGGGCTCCGCCGGGATCGTACCGCCAACATCAGATGAATCCAAGTCTGTACAGACCCTGTGGTTACGACGAAAACGACGACGGTGGCGGTCCCAACATCCTGGGCTTCAAGGTTCCCTTCTCACTGAATACGGCCCGGCAGTACAGCGTGAAAATTGGCGAGACCCTGCGGCGGTTTCAGGGAGGCGGTGAAGCCACCACTTGTTCGGGtaagaatacaaaaaaatccaACGAGGCTGCTCATCGGGAGACAAGCCAATGTCAGGATAATCACAGTATGCTAGATATGTATCAAGACTCCCACCAGAATGTGAATCAGGATAGATACCTTGAAACTGAAGATGAGGCCTCCGTAGTGGCATCCCTGGAAGACTCTGACTACCCAAGCAGCCGTGAGACGGAGCGGGACACGCTTTCAGAGCGCTCGGAGTGTGATCGCCAGGTAGAGCAGACTCTTCACTGTACCATTGGAGAGGATCTGCGTCCGGCACAGAACTTTGTTCGATCCAAGTGCCACGACCTCCGAGAACTGCAACCCACCCATCCGAATGACCAATCTCGCAGTGAGTACGCGAGCTTTGCGAGCACCCCGTCCATTTACCATGATTTTCCAATTCTGGTTCCCATGGATCCAATTCCGCCACCTGCCCGAAGGATATCCTGGGCGTCGCCCCTCCTCTGGTTTTGGCGTTGGCAGGGGATACAGAGAGTGGCAAGCACCAATCGGGGTATCCAGTTCCAGCCTATTCCGGCAGCAGAGCGCACCCACGAGAGAGATGCGGAGCATGAGCTGGAGCTAAACACAATCAATTACCTCAACGAGGGTCTGCCGCCGGGTGTGCGGGATGAATTGGTGGAGCTGATGAGCAAGGTGCCCTTGCGCGACGACAGCGAGGATGAGGTAGGGCGGCTGCAGGGCGAAGGAATTCTGGTCACTCGTCGCACCCCCATCGGTTTCTTCCGGCACATTTTCCAACTAATCCTCTGCGATCAACATGGAATACTAGATCGGGAAAAAGTTCGATACAGCTTCCTGTGTTGCTGCCTGGTAGTCTGCATCTACCTGAGTGTCAAATTGATCCGATAG
- the LOC6505374 gene encoding uncharacterized protein LOC6505374 isoform X4 codes for MLDMYQDSHQNVNQDRYLETEDEASVVASLEDSDYPSSRETERDTLSERSECDRQVEQTLHCTIGEDLRPAQNFVRSKCHDLRELQPTHPNDQSRSEYASFASTPSIYHDFPILVPMDPIPPPARRISWASPLLWFWRWQGIQRVASTNRGIQFQPIPAAERTHERDAEHELELNTINYLNEGLPPGVRDELVELMSKVPLRDDSEDEVGRLQGEGILVTRRTPIGFFRHIFQLILCDQHGILDREKVRYSFLCCCLVVCIYLSVKLIR; via the coding sequence ATGCTAGATATGTATCAAGACTCCCACCAGAATGTGAATCAGGATAGATACCTTGAAACTGAAGATGAGGCCTCCGTAGTGGCATCCCTGGAAGACTCTGACTACCCAAGCAGCCGTGAGACGGAGCGGGACACGCTTTCAGAGCGCTCGGAGTGTGATCGCCAGGTAGAGCAGACTCTTCACTGTACCATTGGAGAGGATCTGCGTCCGGCACAGAACTTTGTTCGATCCAAGTGCCACGACCTCCGAGAACTGCAACCCACCCATCCGAATGACCAATCTCGCAGTGAGTACGCGAGCTTTGCGAGCACCCCGTCCATTTACCATGATTTTCCAATTCTGGTTCCCATGGATCCAATTCCGCCACCTGCCCGAAGGATATCCTGGGCGTCGCCCCTCCTCTGGTTTTGGCGTTGGCAGGGGATACAGAGAGTGGCAAGCACCAATCGGGGTATCCAGTTCCAGCCTATTCCGGCAGCAGAGCGCACCCACGAGAGAGATGCGGAGCATGAGCTGGAGCTAAACACAATCAATTACCTCAACGAGGGTCTGCCGCCGGGTGTGCGGGATGAATTGGTGGAGCTGATGAGCAAGGTGCCCTTGCGCGACGACAGCGAGGATGAGGTAGGGCGGCTGCAGGGCGAAGGAATTCTGGTCACTCGTCGCACCCCCATCGGTTTCTTCCGGCACATTTTCCAACTAATCCTCTGCGATCAACATGGAATACTAGATCGGGAAAAAGTTCGATACAGCTTCCTGTGTTGCTGCCTGGTAGTCTGCATCTACCTGAGTGTCAAATTGATCCGATAG
- the LOC26514694 gene encoding isoinhibitor K isoform X2 translates to MKRVSVCLMVLLLLCMAGIWAYDKTKCDDKPSQTGPCKASFQMWRFIKEQKICESFTYGGCQGTNNLFDQEEDCKTACLV, encoded by the exons ATGAAGCGTGTGTCTGTTTGCCTTATGGTGCTTCTACTTTTGTGTATGGCTGGTATCTGGGCCTACGATAAGA CAAAATGCGATGACAAACCCAGTCAAACAGGCCCTTGCAAGGCGTCCTTTCAAATGTGGCGCTTCATCAAAGAACAAAAGATCTGCGAGTCCTTCACCTATGGTGGTTGCCAGGGAACGAACAATCTGTTTGACCAGGAAGAGGATTGCAAGACGGCGTGCTTAGTgtaa
- the LOC26514694 gene encoding isoinhibitor K isoform X1 has product MKRVSVCLMVLLLLCMAGIWAYDKIFLAKCDDKPSQTGPCKASFQMWRFIKEQKICESFTYGGCQGTNNLFDQEEDCKTACLV; this is encoded by the exons ATGAAGCGTGTGTCTGTTTGCCTTATGGTGCTTCTACTTTTGTGTATGGCTGGTATCTGGGCCTACGATAAGA TCTTCCTAGCAAAATGCGATGACAAACCCAGTCAAACAGGCCCTTGCAAGGCGTCCTTTCAAATGTGGCGCTTCATCAAAGAACAAAAGATCTGCGAGTCCTTCACCTATGGTGGTTGCCAGGGAACGAACAATCTGTTTGACCAGGAAGAGGATTGCAAGACGGCGTGCTTAGTgtaa